TATTAAATTTTACCAGTCATTAAAATGTTTTGTCAATTTTTAGGATTATTTTTAATTCAAGTTTTATCCGTCTGGGCGCCTGGCCGACACTGAAAGGAGAATGAAAATAGCATTTGTAAGCATTCCCAATCCCCAATTATCCCCGATTAAATCGGGGAGGGGAGGGCTTAGGAATGAGCGTGTAAGTTTTGATGAATTTATCATGTTTTTATTTTTTTCTTTGTGTCCCCGCGGACGCGGGGATTGCGTCTTTGTGGTGAAAGCGATTTTCATATGAAAGTATATTTACAAGTATAACTCATAACAAATAAGATATAACAAAAAAATGGTACACCCACAGGGACTCGAACCCGGAACCTACTGATTAAGAGTCAGTTGCTCTACCTGTTGAGCTATGGGTGCACCCAAATATAAATTAAAATTCAAAATGCAAAAGGGAAAAATCAAAATGAAATATTAAGATAAAATTCTATCTTAGAAGGAGTAGTCTTTTTACTGGACTGGTATAATTTTCTGTCAATAATTTGTAAAAGTATATTCCATTTGAAACTGGTTTACCATTATCATTTTTACCATCCCAGACAACTTCATTAATTTTGAATTTTGAATTTTGAATTTTGAATTTTTTTACCAATTGTCCTTTTACATTGTAAATTTTTATCCGTGTAAATCTGTGTAAATCTGTGGCTGAAAAAGAAATTGTTGTCCCGATTATATCGGGATTGAATGGATTTGGATAGTTCTGGTAAAGAATGAATTTATTTTTCAATTCAAAGTTTGAATCAATAGAAGTAACATTAATGTTATCACTATAATTTCCTGTCCGTTGAATATTACCTCTATACATTGTCCAGGGAGTTAGGGAACCTTTTGGATTTTTATAATCCCACACAGCTACACCTGAATTGGTACCTGAGATTAATTCCAAATCCCCATCTTTATCTAAATCATTAATAGTCAAAGAAGAATTTATAATTGAATTACCAGTAATTGGAAATTCCGGAAGAAGTTCGCCATTAAGAGAATAACAAAATATATTTCCGTTTGTAGTTGATGACAAGATTTCTATTTCTCCATCATTATTTATATCAACCGCAACAGGACTATTTTTTGTTCCAGTACCCATTTCTTGTGGCCAGCCTTGCAAAATAATACCATTTCCATTAATTATTTCTAATTCACCAGATAAAGTATTGAACGCAAGTAAGAATTCATCATCTCGTTCCTGAGTAAAAGCTATCATTGAAGAGAAAATATTTGATGATAGATCTTTTATACATTTTATATCACCATAACCATCAATAATATAGATTTTGTAGTCATAATTGCTAAAAGCTATACGATTATTATTATCAAAGATAATGGGAGGAGACCAAATTTGAGAATCGGTTTCTATTGGAAATCCATCCAAAATTACCCCTTCTGATGAGATAGCATATAAAGCTCCATTTAATGTGCCCAATACTATATCTTTTACTTCGTCATTATTAATATCACCAACTGCAACATCTGCAAATATTGGTGAACCAAGGGAGTAAGGGAAATTTGGATAATCACTACCATCTATTTTAATTACATATAATTTTCCATCCAAACAAGGTGCAATAATCTCTAAT
The DNA window shown above is from Candidatus Cloacimonadota bacterium and carries:
- a CDS encoding FlgD immunoglobulin-like domain containing protein, translated to VVDFDNDNENEVLFVDRAGKIYSIEADASISDGFPVELGEEAWSSIAVGDIDNDQQYEIVLTTRYNKIYAIDNDESVIFEYETGGQMICTPTVVDLDGDEELEIIAPCLDGKLYVIKIDGSDYPNFPYSLGSPIFADVAVGDINNDEVKDIVLGTLNGALYAISSEGVILDGFPIETDSQIWSPPIIFDNNNRIAFSNYDYKIYIIDGYGDIKCIKDLSSNIFSSMIAFTQERDDEFLLAFNTLSGELEIINGNGIILQGWPQEMGTGTKNSPVAVDINNDGEIEILSSTTNGNIFCYSLNGELLPEFPITGNSIINSSLTINDLDKDGDLELISGTNSGVAVWDYKNPKGSLTPWTMYRGNIQRTGNYSDNINVTSIDSNFELKNKFILYQNYPNPFNPDIIGTTISFSATDLHRFTRIKIYNVKGQLVKKFKIQNSKFKINEVVWDGKNDNGKPVSNGIYFYKLLTENYTSPVKRLLLLR